From the genome of Prunus persica cultivar Lovell chromosome G8, Prunus_persica_NCBIv2, whole genome shotgun sequence:
TCACTCTAGATAGGGCCTAAACGGAGTACAACCCTACTCATAGTAGGATATGATAACAGACCTTTCTTAGAATGAAATGTAAAGGTATATCATCTAGAAAAGCCTTCCTCAGCACACTGAAACTCCTGAAAgacatagtttttttttataacaataaCCCTCTGATTGGATGGGGGAACATAACTCggaatttagctaaaagtcgggaatttaagaggagaaattgacaTTCCCATGTTTGGCAACTTAAGCACGGATTTTATTAAATATGACGCGTGGAAAAAATCATGGAAATTGGAGCATCAAATTCCCaagtttaatttccaccaaGATAGGCATCATTTAACAATTTCCATAGtgccatttacaaaattcgacgtacataaattcaaacactgaaatcttcaattgccaaaaattgaaatgatggaaatctaaattccgtcattttagaattttgtgtaatttttaaTTCCTTCATCCAAACGGAAGGTAATGGAAGATCACTTTTAACTCCtcagccttttctttttctttttcttactgCCTTgacttttttgttatttcataATCCTTTTCCTTCTAGCCATCTTTTAATATATTGTGCGTACGTATTTCAGAATGCAGCGTAAGAAGGGTCAGTTTACATCATCCAAGGCTAGTTCTGATGATGGGGGCCCTGCTTCATCTGGTGCAACACAGGGCTCTGGACAAGATGAGAGCATGCAGGAAACTTCGTGAGTCCATCTTCATGTATCGTTACTTATATTTAGGACCATTAGATTTTTTATAGGACATAGGATTGATGGCCATTAGATTGATTCTTTAAAGTGATTATGCTTTATGTTGCACTCTACAATCATGTTGCATTGACATTGAGCTGTTTTTATACAGGTTTTGTACTCTAATTGTGTATTTGTTATTTCAAGAGAAATACTTATATTATCTGCATTCTGAAAATTTATGCATAATGTCTTTTCAGGTGCATGCACTGTGGGATAAGCTCAAAATCAACTCCAATGATGCGTCGTGGGCCAGCAGGTCCAAGGACCCTATGCAATGCATGTGGGCTCAAGTGGGCTAACAAGGTTTGAGAAATTAtaagtaatttaatttatgcttTAACTCCCTTTTGGGTATTGATGGATATCTAAAAGAATTGTTTGCATTTTCATAACTGTCTGTGTATGCACATGTATATATCTCATataatttatacatatatatttcatgATCTCCATTTCtgcattcttttattttactttcccTCCATATAACAAGTGTTTTGAGAGGTTTTGAGGATTTAATTGTAAGcttttcaatttctcctcAACCAAAGATGTCACTTTTAAATGTACAATGGATCAGTGCATCGTAATGTATTTCAGTCATTTATATCTAATCTACCACCTGCCTTGTTGAGGACCTTAACAGAGAATAACTCTTTTGTCTAAAAGTTCTTAATTGAACCAAGTAACCAATTCTTATCCTATGGATCTTCTTCCACAGTTATGACTAGAACACTTCAGGtgcgatatttttatttttatttttctttgcttaCTCCTTGTTGTGGATGTATGAAAACACATataatacacacacacacacacacacacacacacacacatgtataTAGGAGTCCTGGCACGCATGAATACAACATTCATGGTTTAACTGTTGGATGAAAATCCAAACGTTTAGTAGGATATACACAATTTTTTACCTACTCTGTCATTGCCattgttatttttatcttgAATTTTCATTCCCTGGTTTAGAGCATGGTAGATGTCTTATTAGAGTATTTAACTAGTTAAAGTTGGAGCATCCagcccaaaaccaattggagAGACAGTGAATTGTATATATTGGGATGGAAGGCTTAGAATGACTGATGTGGGACTTTATGTTTTCAACATGCCCCTAACGTTTGGCCAGATTGAGCCAACACGTACTGAGATGTAAGGCTTATAGTGCCCAATGCGGAATTTGACTTTTCAACATAAGGTTGTGTGTCTAAACACTTATACAGATCGATATAATTACCAGGTTGTTGCCCTGGGCGATGTGTGACTAGAGAAACTTTTTATATAGAATGTCTGACAAGGTTTTTGAATCGGCATATGTTTCTCAATCATAGTCTAAGACCATCCAATCCACTTTGCATCTCAGTTGTTTGTATCTGAGAAAACGGTACTTAAGAAGAACTTTattagagaatatatatatatatatatatatatatctgtcaGGCAATCAAGCATGCTGTGTTGCTAGACGGTGAATAAGGATCATTGATTAGATGAAATTACGTCTGAATGCCCCCTTATTGACATTTTAGCAATAAACCAGGTTAGATAtctagcaaaagaaaattactatATATATTGGAGTTAGCTTTGTTGGTGGAGGATACTGAAATTTTGTAGGAAGTGATTGCTGTTGATTCTCAGTCATCTCTTATTGTATGCTCAACTTTTTGCAGGGAGTTCTAACAGGTGGTCCTAAGGTTTCAAATATAGGTATGCAGGATCCTTCTGCAAAGGGAATTGAACAGGTAAACCACCTCAAGCaccccgaaaaaaaaaaattaaaaaatcttaTGATTTTTCTTATATCTGGCATTTTCCTCATGGGTTTATATCACAGGGTGATGGCGAAGCTAAAGACTCAGTTGCTATAACCATGGGTGCCAACATCGCCCCTTCCCCTAATGGTGACAACTCAACCATGACTGTGGACAGGAATTTATGAAGTCCCTTGCAGCCTGGTTGTTTGCCATTTGCTGTATTACAAAGGGATGTCAAATAGATTCAAGTACGTTATCGAGTGTACATATATGCTTTAGGGACTTGGAGCTATAAACTAATAGATTTGAAACCCTATTATTTAATGTGATTGTAGTTTGAGGACCAAATGTAGAACCTCATGTCCTTGTAGAATTTGCATTCTATCATCCATGTTGAATATGGCTGCAATACTATTGCCAGTTCTTTCCTTGCCTACAATATAATCAAGAAAGGTTATGGTGATAAATGCAACCTGATTATTGTGAAATTCGTACTGCCAGACCAGAAAAGCGGGGATTAAAGCCTATTTTCAGAGGCATGGCCAAGCCATGGTAAATTTGCAGCTTGATAATTGGTGACTTTCTACAGAACGTGTTACTTGGGcgctttttaaatataaaagcGAGCCTTACAACATACCAGgtggaaaattcaaaattgagtGACCAAGTTTGGCTAGTGAATCATCAGCTGCATAATTTGTTTGTCAAGGTCAAcggacgtggtttgttgtgcCTCAGATTCATCCACATTCTTCTATAGCTATGAATCAAAActtgcatttttttaaaaaaaaattcaagtgaTTGTACCCTCTAGGTAATTGGGGTTCAGTGGAAAATAAGATTAGAAAACAGAGAATGACCAATTAAAGAAGTAACAATGCCGAGCCTAGTAGCGTGGGCTTGTAACCTCAATCGATGTGGGTAGCaaacaaaagaaggaaataacAATTTCAATTCTCTTCCGAAGTTTCACgagtaaacaaaaatttatataaataggCTGATGTCACCGATTTTTCTCATCAGCATATGAAAAATGATCAATTAGTAATTTCTTGAGATACAAGTTGCCATAATATATAGTTAGTGGTGCTATATCTTAAGGCAATATCTGAGGGCCTTGTGATCTCATTTATTTGACCTTTCAAGGGATACCAATAAACTTCACACACTTCTCCTTCTCAAATGCAAGTCATCTGCAATAGAAATGAAACCAAGTAAACTTCTGCTTGCTAATTAAATTTGCAACTAATTACTTGGCTCCATCAAAGCAAAAGGTTTATACACCTTGACTACAGGGCAAGCAGCCTTGGAGAGGTAAGACTTGGAGTCAGCTAGCAAGAATTCTTTAGGGCTTTATCTCCTCACTTTCTGTTTAAGACACTGtgctaaaagaaaaaggaaaagaaaaaagtagaaGCAATGTCATCCAAAGTCTGGTGACTGGTGAGTTGTGGTTTTAATTGTTAATTTGCTATAGCTTTCTTAGTGTGCTGAAACTTGGCAGTGTATAAAGCAAGCAAGCTAATCAAATTACTGTGTCATTTTCGCTCAACGTTATGTAAAATTTTATGTGGCTGAAGCCAACAAGTTCATTCCTAAGCAAAGAAATCCGCGAATGGAGGCGAGAGTGGTAGGACAAGGATTCTTCCATTACCAACAcataacaagaaaaagaaaactcatgCTAATATCTAGTTTGtgacaaaaatgaaagattaAATTATATCTCATTGAATTTCATGTGTTTGTTTATACGTACCGATATATTTTTATGATCAGGTTCACATTCCTTGCTTGTTTGAGAAGGGAGGAAGGGGTCATTACTTCTTGTCATGGAAAATCCAAGCCTATTCGTAGTTACTCTTCTATAGAGCTCATGAGGGCAACCAACAACTTTGACCCTTCTTGCATCATACAACATTTTCCAGGTGAATTAGGTTACAATATGTATAGGGGTGTTCTAGATGACCGATCGATTATCGTTTTGCGGGTACAAGAGAATCGATGAAGCTAGGTCCCTGTCGAATTGTGACATTATCGTTTCAATGCAGATGAGCAACCATAAGAATGTTTTGAAACTCTTGGCAAACCTCTGGTGCTTGCATATGCAATAAACGGAGTTGTCAACCATCATAAGGTTTCAGTGCTAATGAATCGCTACCATGGAAAACTAAAGTCCGTATTGCAAAGCGGCTTGCAAATGCACTTACATATCCCCACACTGCCTTTCCCAAGCCCATCATTCATAGGGATCTCACACCCAGATGTATTTTCTTGGACCACGACTTTGTTGCTAAACTCTGCAACTTCTCACTCTCCAAAACCGTTCGTCCTATGCAATCGCATGCCGATGAAGACAATGTGAAAGGAACAATTGGGTACCttgatttttagtttattttatttatttatcaaagaTAAACTTCAACACTACGGTCAAAGAAATCAACAAAACATCGAAAGTACTAATCCCTAGAGGGTACTTAGTACAAGATTTCTCGTTACATTTCAGAAATGAATGATGACTACAGCTTTGGCGTGCTTTCTTGACGGGACGAAAAGCTTGGGATGAAAATCAGGCAGGAGAAAATGCATAAATTATTTCATAAGTAAAATTTCATGCTTGTGATAGCTAGGTTGAGACGATTGTGGATCCTAAAATTCCTTGAAGAGGTATAGGGCTAATGTTAAGGCACTATTTTGTACATGAAGAGAGGAATGTGTAACAATGGCACTATTTTGTACTTAAGAAGATTGGGGTCTCTCTCTCGTTCAGTGCTAATGTTAAGGCTTTCTGTACGAGAATACGTATGTATAGATACATATGCATACACATGCATATATCAAAATCCTTGATGGCCAGTTGTGATAACTCATCCATCTTTTGTAAATATTCCATCAAATAGAACACTCTATAGTGTTATTCCCGTAAAActaatacccaaaaaaataaaaaaataataaggtaCTCCTATGTTACTAGTAGCTACCAGTTTGGTGGGGATTGATTATTTTCTCTCGGCCAATTCAAATCATATTGGTCGGTTTAGTTTGGTTTTGACCAGGGAAAAgtttaaatagttttaaaattgAACCTAATTATAATGGTTTAGTTTGGAACTTATGCAAAATtgcctaaaccctaaactagACCGTttacttgtatttttgtttttaattcattttattttgtagtCCTCTTATTGGATAATAACTAAATAAGGATGTTGAATTTGAAGTGTACTTCTATTAGTTATTGAACTTTGAAGTTTATAgcattttgaattttaggaGAGTATGATAtgctagaaaatgaaaatttgtgttGCAAATAGACTAACAAAGAAGAGAtaatgcaaaagaaaagagaactgGGCTTATGTCCAAAGGGTCTCAAATTGGCGGAATGAAACTGAACTAAACAGTTTTATTGAATTGATTCGGAGAACAATTTTAGAGTAAAACCGATACAATCCAGACCATGTCCACTCCTACTGCTAAATTGAGTCGGATCTATAGAGTTAGAAAATAAatgttttattcttttttccatttttgtgtCACAGTGATTATGACTTTCTAAACACGTTTATCTAGGGTCTTAACGTTTAAATTCGGAGTCAAATCTTGGTCAAAAGGGTTTCAATCTATTTCTCTTTGGCAAAGCAAGAAAATTTGCAGAAAAAAGAACTAAGCGAAGAAGAGTGATGCTTTAGAAATGGAGATGGTGAACGCTCAGCTACTGCAAGCGAGGGCTTACGAGGGGGAAGATCAACTGGTGCATGTACCGGCAGAGTTGGAAGGGGACTCTGACGAAGGAGGTGGTGCTAAAGCGGCCATGAATGGAGGGGACCAAACTCGGAGGAGCTCTGGAGTAACTATGAGTCGCTGCAATTCGGCTCTGCCTTCTCGGACCAGTGAGCTCACCATCGCCTTCGAGGGCGAGGTCCACGTTTTTCCCGCGGTTACTCCCGATAAGGTTGGTTTTCCATCTTTTGctaatttcattttgagtCCGTTTGGTTCGTTTCTCTCTGTTTGGTTCCCGGGAAACATGAGGAAAATCAAGGTttataaattgaaaaacaaaaggaatctctctctgttttcttgaCTCTATGTATTTGCTTGTAGAACTCTTTTGTCAAATAAATAACATACTAGCTAGCAACAATAGCTAATTAGAGGCAGACTTGTGAGGACTTCCCTTCTGGTGCAAAACTTAGTCTTGGATAGCAACAGAATTTTCCATAGCAGGTTAGACAAGTTTGAAATCCGTTGATGATTCAATAATTTTGGTCTCATTTGAGTTCATTCTCAAATTATAGTTTAATACTAGTGTCCCAGTATCATAGAAATTAGTTGCCCGTCAGTTATGGGAAGTAAATGAGTAGATTTAAGCCCTTTCAGCTAGATCAGTCCACGTTATAGTTCTGGAAATTATCAGcaattcctttctttcttgttttcatatGTATCTGTTGGAAGCATTACCAAAAGGCTGTTTCTTCTATGCAATTTACATTGCGCAATAAGGTGCTCCATTTAATCATTTAGATGTGATGATATGGTTCTTGTTAATTCTTTTCAATCGGAAAACTTGAGAATTCATTCCCAGGTTTAGGACCTGGGTGATACTATCCTGGCCAAACAGCTGGCAAAAGCAATGAGTATAAAATTGTTATTATGCCAGAAAGTCAATGGTTAAGTAATGATAGAGAATATTAGAGGCCTAAccaaaagatatataaaaaaaattattactatactatttaattatgTTTCGGACTGTAGTCTTTGACGTGGCCATTTTGATGGATTAATCCCTGAGCAAGATACCATCTTTAGGGGACCTAAAAAACAGTCGAAAATGGCGTTTTTGTCTTCTAATCACTATAGCATACATATCTGAATTACTCTAATAATTGGTAAAGGAAGATAAGTTCTTTCCAAAGCTCACTGTTAATTGGATCTGTTAAAATACATATGCCGTtgactttaatttttctttctcacaaAAATGGGAAAGTTGCATAGTGATTGACTTGCTCTGCTTTTTGGCTATTCATATGTGAGTTGCACAGAGGAATGGTTTAAACATGGTGCAAGCTTTAGTGCCTATACTTCACCCTGTATAAATCTGCTGCTTGGTTTCTTTTGGGGTAATAATGCCTGATTTTCTGGAATATTAATTACAGGTGCAAGCAGTGCTTTTGCTATTGGGAGGGCGTGATATATCCAGCAGTTTCCCTAGTTCTGAGTCTCTGCTAGAAAGCAATAGCGGGGTATTCCTGTATAAATCAACTTGCTCTTGTTTTCCCCTGCACTGGGGCTAATATTTCTCTAATTGTTGATGCCTTTTCAAAATTACACTCTAGGGTATAGGCGACATCTCACGAAATTCAAAACTTTCACGAAGAACTGCATCTCTTGTTAGGTTCCGTGAAAAACGGAAAGAGAGAtgctttgaaaagaaaattcgaTACACTTGTCGAAAAGAGGTTGCTCAGAGGTATGCAACCTGTCTTGATAACTTTCGTCATATTGCATGGTGTTGTTTATTTCTCTGGATGTTATAGTGATTGCATGCAGCTCCCCGTTGAAATATTCTGGTGGTTTACTCAGAAATGGTTCTCCAAAACTATGGTTGGAACAATACAGCTGTGAACCCAAGTTCTAGTATTTCATGACAAAAAATGGGTTTAGGAAGTagtcttttctcttttcatgCATTACACAACAATCAGTGATTTTCTTCCCCTGAGTGATAAAGCCTCTCAGAGATCTGGGTGAATGATTGGATCATAAAATACAGGCCTTTCCTCCTGCTGGTCCTGTCTACAACTCGTTTGGTTGAGAAATAAATGATATTATGTGTGaggaaaaaataagaagaaattatATGGATTTTCTGCATGTGGAGCTATTTGGTTGTTCTTGTTTGTTGTGGAGGTGATTTAGCTTTAATTTAGTAACCTGCACTTTTGAAGTTAACAGAATTTGGTGATTGCCACTTTGTCGGTGCATTACCTGTTTAGAATGTGGGCTTAGCTCTTTTGGTGGCCTAGCTTGGTTCTACCAGTTCAAATTTCTGAACTTTATAGTTTCTAATTTGAAGATGCAGTTGATCATGAGATAATAGTACCCAACAGCTTATATGTGCTCTGGCAGCTCGGTAGTGAAAAGGTTCACTTTAAAGCAACACTGTAGCTCTTCCAGCAGCAACATTGTAAATGTATCAGAATCATTATTTCTTTGCAAGAGAGTCTATCCCATGAAACATAATAATGACTACTCCTCCCAGCAGAAAACTTTGACCTTTGAAATCAGAGAAAATATCATCTTTCACACAAACACTCACCCGCAGATGTAAAACTATTTTTGTATTAACAAATCGTTCTAGGAGTGTTACCACTACCTTCATTGCCATATTAAGGTTGTATTTGGTCttttatcaataaatataATCCATGTATTAGTGCCACATCCAGTGATATTTACAGCTTGGTTAACATTGATTGATGACCAAGGTGTGTGTGCATCGACTTGTATAAACTAAGCAAATGGGTAGATAGTTAGTAAAAAGGAAGTTAGACTTACACAAAAAGGATGGAAGTAGTTTATGAtttggtgtcaacttgtaAGGTGGTTTTTGGGGTGTGAAATTTTATGcaacttaaaattatttaaacgCCTTTTAACCTTTTATAGTATTTCCTTCCTTCCAAGTTTCAATGAGGTAATTATTGTCAAAATAGAAGTTTGAAAGCAACTTGAATTGCCGTTCCATAATGTTAATCAGAATAATGCAATAACTGGATGTGGTTGTGGTTCTTTCTCCATTCCTCTCACTCACACATAACCCCAGACAAATGGGATTGTGAAATTCTTGGATTTTGTCCTACTTTATGATTATACAATTGTTTTTCTACCATAATTCACATATGCatgtgtttgttttgtgtgcaTTCCACgaatttttaacttttcaacATTTAACAGCAAACATTGATTAATGCAATGTACAATGGAAACAAAAAGATGAAGTTATCCTTGAATTCAGTACtatttacttctttttctctcaatACTATTACTTGTTTTGTAGGATGTATCGCAAGAATGGACAGTTTGCATCATTGAAGGACGATTCTAAAATTGCTTCTGGAAACTGCGATTCAAGTGATGGCACTTCTTGTCCAGAATCTGTGTGAGTTTGAATTCTGTTCTTCAGTTAGCATTTGAACTTTCAGTaggattattatttatttattctttctttcccttCCCACTTTGTTGTAAGGATCACTGCTGTTTTATTGCTGGTTCTTAATAGTACACATGTTGATGCTGACTTGCTGCTTCTTCCATTTCTGGTCTTCTGAAATTTTTAAGTTTACGTAGATGTCAGCATTGTGGAATTAGTGAAAAGTCTACCCCAGCAATGCGTCGGGGGCCAGCTGGTCCAAGATCTCTTTGTAATGCTTGTGGTCTCATGTGGGCTAACAAGGTAGGTGGTGCCTGTTTTGGGTAGTAACCATCTATGATAAAATGCATGTATGCATGCCGTCAGTTGGTGCTCAAACTTGTTAAAACAATGATGCATTGGCAGTGATATAGCATGATCGAGTTCAAACCTTGCTCTCTAAGTTCTTGTCTGACATAAGCAATTTGACaactttatttgttctttgattttcttaccttcttctcatcATTCTGTTGATCTGAAGGGAACTTTGAGAGATCTTACAAAAGCAGGGAGACCCATTCATTTTGACCAAACTGAGCTGGTATGTTGCCTCTACAGCTGGTCCAATTAGAAAATTATGTTGAAATTATATGCATGTGCATTGGTTTGGCTACCAGACAATTAAGATAATGGAAAGTCCATGGAAGCAGGTGTTTCTGACACTTGGACACATGACATGTGCGCCCAGCAGCAATGTTTTCATAGGAAAAGCGAGAGTGAGACATTTATGCCTTGTAAGGTAAGGCTTGAGGCTTGAGGCTTGAGGCTTGAGGGAGGCATTGGGGCGTAAGCCCTTTGTAACTCGAATTattatgattaaaaaaatataaaaagagttAATAAGAGTATTAATCGTTATTCAAGCTTGATAATCAATCCGAAAAGATATAACATTCAACTACGGCTGTTACCTTCTTTAACTTGACTGAAGAGAGGCTTGTGTCAGAGGCATTGGTTGTGAGTGTCAGAGCTGTCCAAAGAGAGGCATGGTTtaggttttctttgtctttgctTTCCTATTTTGGAGTTCTATCGGGTTGAATATCACTTAAAAGCTCCCAGGAAAACAGTGCCCCCGACTTAGGTTCTTAAAGTTGTGAACTTAACAGACAAAATGATGCGGTTTTATCTCACagattttaaaatctaaaaaaattaaaaaacaaaaactagggTGTTAAGAGGGATGTCCCTTATCAGATATAGTGCATATAAAGCACATCTAGGGCATGAGGCTTCTGCCCTTCTTCAACGAGGCTTAGGCTTTCCTGACCTGCTGCTAAACACAGGGATACCTGAGGTGTTTCATAGTAGCCTCACCTCCACTCGTGCCTCAGACTCGCATTTCAAACACTGCCCACACCCATGCCCAAGTCCATGTGACAGATTTTGAGCAAATAACAATCATCTGTATTTCTAATTGGGAGCAATACTAATTTAGGGTCATGTACTATCTTGGAAGATTAGTCAACGCAGTAATCATAAATCTAATTTCACTGATGGTCACTTTTTGCCTCTACTCTTGTACATGCCAATTCTTTGTATCCTTCTTATTCTTGCAAAGTCACATTTTAATACTTTCTTCTGACATAATCTAATTTGGAGTATCGATTCTGATGGTGTCCATGTGATCTTAAGGAAACTGCAGCTGACTTTAAACCTTTGATGTTAAAACCAGAAAATGCGCATCTAGACCCGGATGAAGAGGTATGATTTCTTAGCATGGTTATTATGAATGTTAATTAGAACTAATTAGTCAATTGTAAGTTTTCTGATATTTGAGATGCCAAATGTGAGTATTGATTTCAACATTTTGCATAGTTTCTTTGCCTATTGTTGTGCTCTTGAAGAATCTTCTAGAGGTCATCTCGTCAAAAGGCGACAGAATTGAGAATTCTTGTACCTGCGAGAATGTGCAAATttagtttatttgtttttgggcaTGTGCAATGCTTTgtagtttgtgtgtgtgttttttatttttcttgtaagTACATTGCTTCTACTTGTCTGAATGTAAAAATATACTTTTATTTGCTTTTCACTGGGGCCAATTTAGCTTAATCTTTGTACATAACGTGAGGGTTTATTTCTTGTTCGATTTCTATTTGTGTTTGGTGGAAACTTATGCGATTGGTTCCACACGGAACATACTTGCTGCATATTCTAGATCCTTCTGCACAATGATGTGTTGTCGCAGAACTTGACAATACTTAGTATTTTTGTCCGATCAGGGAAGCCCAGAGGAGAGTAAGCCCATTGCATTGGATACTGAAAACCCTCCTCTGAGACTGGGTGACGAGGTAGCACTTCTTTCCATATAACTAAACTAATTGTACGTcgattataatatttaatatttgacACTGATATCTATTTGGTTTCCAATGTTTCCATTGTCCGtctttaaataaatgaacaagaagaagagttCTTTAAGATTGATAACTACGATATTTTGATATCTGTATGTGGACCAATGGAGTTTTATTGCTTACGTTTGAAGAGTGGGTCCTTTTGTGTGATATCCCATAAAATCATAAACAATAGTTCTTTCCAAGTTATTCCAAATTAAATTGTAATCAGTTTCAGTCATCCGATGTGCAGGATATGCTGGAAACAGCTGAAGCTGCTACTACTAATCACATATCCATCCAAATGGAGAATTCAACTGTTAACTTTGATGAGCAGGTACTATTTCAAGGTTCACCTAAGCCAAGTAGTTGGAACTTGGCCCTGTATTCTTGAGCTAAGATTCCGTTCCATAGTTTTGGGAAGTTTTCGTTTCATGCCTTATATGTTGACAACCTCTGAATCACTCTGCTGTCAACATTACATGCTATGCTAATGTTCTGTTCCAAGATATTTGACACATTATATGTAGGTAGTGGTGTTTGTTTAATGGGTAAGTATTTGCACAGATAgactagtaatttattaatCAATACTGAACCGcactaaaaataaattggatCTGAGGAAGCATGTAATTGTACAGTAGTTATAGTTGGGTAAGCCAGCATGTTTAAATGTAGGTAGTAGTAGTTACATCTTCCTAAAGTAAGTCTCATTTTATCAAGAGGTCTCCTGTATTTTCTTGTGTTCATAAATAATCTTGGCTGATGTAAATCAAAGCTTAAGATGTGTTTTAACTAGTAATTACTACTTAACGTACATCAGAATGTAATGTAGGGTTGTAATTATCCTACTTGGACTCAATTTGTCTTATTTACACATCACGACCTGCAGGAGAATCTGGATGAATTTTGCAATGCCTCGGGGACAGAATTTGAGATTCC
Proteins encoded in this window:
- the LOC18768789 gene encoding GATA transcription factor 19 isoform X3, with the protein product MEMVNAQLLQARAYEGEDQLVHVPAELEGDSDEGGGAKAAMNGGDQTRRSSGVTMSRCNSALPSRTSELTIAFEGEVHVFPAVTPDKVQAVLLLLGGRDISSSFPSSESLLESNSGGIGDISRNSKLSRRTASLVRFREKRKERCFEKKIRYTCRKEVAQRMYRKNGQFASLKDDSKIASGNCDSSDGTSCPESVLRRCQHCGISEKSTPAMRRGPAGPRSLCNACGLMWANKGTLRDLTKAGRPIHFDQTELETAADFKPLMLKPENAHLDPDEEGSPEESKPIALDTENPPLRLGDEDMLETAEAATTNHISIQMENSTVNFDEQVVDFYDCNIETHWPGT
- the LOC18768789 gene encoding GATA transcription factor 19 isoform X2, with translation MEMVNAQLLQARAYEGEDQLVHVPAELEGDSDEGGGAKAAMNGGDQTRRSSGVTMSRCNSALPSRTSELTIAFEGEVHVFPAVTPDKVQAVLLLLGGRDISSSFPSSESLLESNSGGIGDISRNSKLSRRTASLVRFREKRKERCFEKKIRYTCRKEVAQRMYRKNGQFASLKDDSKIASGNCDSSDGTSCPESVCQHCGISEKSTPAMRRGPAGPRSLCNACGLMWANKGTLRDLTKAGRPIHFDQTELETAADFKPLMLKPENAHLDPDEEGSPEESKPIALDTENPPLRLGDEDMLETAEAATTNHISIQMENSTVNFDEQENLDEFCNASGTEFEIPANFDEQVVDFYDCNIETHWPGT
- the LOC18768789 gene encoding GATA transcription factor 19 isoform X1 — protein: MEMVNAQLLQARAYEGEDQLVHVPAELEGDSDEGGGAKAAMNGGDQTRRSSGVTMSRCNSALPSRTSELTIAFEGEVHVFPAVTPDKVQAVLLLLGGRDISSSFPSSESLLESNSGGIGDISRNSKLSRRTASLVRFREKRKERCFEKKIRYTCRKEVAQRMYRKNGQFASLKDDSKIASGNCDSSDGTSCPESVLRRCQHCGISEKSTPAMRRGPAGPRSLCNACGLMWANKGTLRDLTKAGRPIHFDQTELETAADFKPLMLKPENAHLDPDEEGSPEESKPIALDTENPPLRLGDEDMLETAEAATTNHISIQMENSTVNFDEQENLDEFCNASGTEFEIPANFDEQVVDFYDCNIETHWPGT
- the LOC18768789 gene encoding GATA transcription factor 20 isoform X4; amino-acid sequence: MEMVNAQLLQARAYEGEDQLVHVPAELEGDSDEGGGAKAAMNGGDQTRRSSGVTMSRCNSALPSRTSELTIAFEGEVHVFPAVTPDKVQAVLLLLGGRDISSSFPSSESLLESNSGGIGDISRNSKLSRRTASLVRFREKRKERCFEKKIRYTCRKEVAQRMYRKNGQFASLKDDSKIASGNCDSSDGTSCPESVLRRCQHCGISEKSTPAMRRGPAGPRSLCNACGLMWANKGTLRDLTKAGRPIHFDQTELVFLTLGHMTCAPSSNVFIGKARVRHLCLVRKLQLTLNL